In a genomic window of Methanosarcina horonobensis HB-1 = JCM 15518:
- a CDS encoding homocitrate synthase/isopropylmalate synthase family protein, giving the protein MKIYESYEDLPKLKLPYGNEVFISDSTIRDGSQMPGIVLSREHKVQIYEYLHEIGIEKLEAFVFNKRDRDAVELMFDRGYECPEITGWARASRADIDKILEVDGLEETGILMSVSDTHIYSKMRLSGREQAEEKYLDALQYAVDHGLRTRAHLEDMTRADNYGFVFPLVKRIMEIDPDCIIRVCDTVGYGMPFMNIDEPYGIPKIVQHLKKEIGVKNIETHIHDDYGFGSASSIAGFWHGANWTSVTFLGIGERAGNSEMEKILLFLADRVEGFEKYNLEPVTRFAEFMEKELGLRVPRNKAVVGKNIFAHESGIHAAGVLKNPFNYEPYPPELVGGTRLLLIGDSSGLEVIRYKVQETLNNLLDVETIVEKDDRRLLKIQKEIQKLYDKEERVSCISDEELLAYVEKYFLYQPICDPARTGGGKLKSKGKIQEPAEENE; this is encoded by the coding sequence ATGAAAATTTATGAATCATACGAGGACCTGCCAAAGTTAAAGCTACCTTATGGAAACGAGGTATTCATAAGTGACAGCACAATCCGCGATGGATCCCAGATGCCGGGAATAGTCCTGAGCAGAGAACATAAAGTTCAAATTTACGAATACCTTCACGAGATAGGGATTGAGAAACTTGAGGCCTTTGTATTCAATAAAAGAGATAGAGATGCTGTCGAACTCATGTTTGACAGGGGATACGAGTGCCCGGAAATTACAGGATGGGCAAGGGCTTCAAGGGCGGATATAGATAAAATTCTGGAAGTTGACGGGCTTGAAGAAACAGGGATTCTGATGTCTGTCTCGGATACGCACATTTATTCCAAAATGAGGCTTTCAGGCAGGGAACAGGCTGAAGAGAAATATCTTGATGCCCTCCAGTATGCAGTGGACCACGGGCTCCGCACAAGGGCTCATCTGGAAGATATGACAAGAGCTGACAACTACGGCTTTGTTTTCCCCCTGGTAAAACGGATTATGGAAATCGACCCTGACTGCATTATAAGAGTCTGCGATACCGTTGGATATGGGATGCCATTCATGAACATTGATGAACCTTATGGCATTCCGAAAATTGTCCAGCACCTCAAAAAGGAGATAGGAGTCAAAAATATAGAAACTCACATACATGACGATTACGGATTCGGGTCAGCAAGTTCGATTGCAGGTTTCTGGCATGGGGCTAACTGGACAAGTGTGACCTTCCTTGGCATAGGGGAACGTGCAGGAAACAGTGAAATGGAAAAAATCCTGCTTTTCCTGGCAGACAGGGTTGAAGGTTTTGAGAAATACAACCTTGAACCTGTGACCCGTTTTGCGGAATTTATGGAAAAAGAGCTTGGGCTCAGGGTCCCGAGAAATAAAGCTGTTGTCGGAAAAAATATCTTTGCCCACGAGTCAGGTATCCATGCCGCAGGTGTCCTGAAAAATCCCTTCAATTATGAACCCTATCCGCCCGAGCTGGTAGGAGGCACCAGGCTTCTCCTCATAGGTGACTCTTCAGGACTTGAAGTAATACGTTACAAGGTCCAGGAAACCTTAAACAATCTCCTTGATGTCGAAACAATAGTGGAAAAAGATGACCGGAGACTGCTTAAAATCCAGAAAGAGATACAGAAACTTTACGATAAAGAAGAGAGAGTTTCCTGCATCTCAGATGAGGAGCTCCTCGCTTATGTTGAAAAATATTTCCTTTATCAGCCAATCTGTGATCCGGCACGTACTGGCGGAGGAAAACTCAAAAGCAAAGGGAAAATCCAGGAACCGGCAGAAGAAAATGAATAA
- a CDS encoding Mrp/NBP35 family ATP-binding protein — protein MTDKVQPLESLSKKPEEPKIVVNLRRIKRKIMVMSGKGGVGKSTIAANLAVGLALRGHRVGLLDCDIHGPTIPTIFGLESARPEVNEEGILPIQVLPNLSVMSIGFLLENKDSPIIWRGPAKMGAIKQFLEEVFWGALDFLIIDLPPGTGDEPLSVAQLIPNCDGSVLVTTPQDVALVSVRKSITFSEKLNVPIIGLVDNMHGLICPHCDKPIDVFGSGGVEKASKDFNVPILARLPIEPKIAEMEDKGTVVQDYLKHSTEWQKNFENVVSAVEKTLEKE, from the coding sequence ATGACAGATAAGGTTCAACCACTGGAAAGCTTATCGAAAAAGCCCGAGGAACCGAAAATCGTAGTCAACCTCAGGCGTATAAAACGCAAGATCATGGTAATGAGCGGTAAGGGCGGGGTAGGGAAAAGCACAATTGCTGCAAACCTCGCTGTCGGGCTTGCTCTCCGCGGGCACAGGGTAGGTCTTCTGGACTGTGATATCCACGGCCCGACCATCCCCACGATTTTCGGACTGGAGTCCGCAAGACCCGAAGTAAACGAAGAAGGAATTCTCCCGATTCAGGTGCTTCCTAATCTCTCAGTAATGTCTATTGGTTTTCTGCTAGAAAATAAAGACTCACCCATAATCTGGAGAGGCCCTGCCAAAATGGGAGCAATCAAGCAGTTCCTGGAAGAAGTATTCTGGGGAGCGCTTGACTTTTTGATTATCGACCTGCCCCCGGGAACTGGAGACGAGCCCCTGAGCGTAGCGCAGCTTATTCCTAACTGCGACGGCTCCGTACTTGTTACAACCCCTCAGGATGTAGCCCTTGTCAGTGTCCGGAAATCAATCACATTTTCGGAAAAGCTAAACGTGCCTATAATAGGGCTTGTGGACAATATGCACGGGCTTATCTGTCCCCACTGTGACAAGCCTATAGATGTATTCGGAAGCGGAGGCGTTGAAAAAGCCTCAAAAGACTTCAATGTCCCAATTCTTGCCAGACTCCCTATAGAGCCCAAAATTGCAGAAATGGAAGATAAGGGCACGGTGGTTCAGGACTATCTTAAACATAGCACGGAATGGCAGAAGAATTTCGAAAACGTAGTAAGCGCCGTAGAAAAAACCCTTGAAAAAGAGTAA
- a CDS encoding isocitrate/isopropylmalate dehydrogenase family protein, with protein sequence MTKTAAVIKGDGVGPELVDAMLKVAEAAGTDVEFIMCEAGAGWWEQHGGNSLIPEETWQVLDSSDACFKGPTTTPGGIGSPRSVAVSIRRKYDLYANVRPIKTFPNSSAPLGDVEMVCVREGTEGLYIGEEIQLTDDVSIAIRKITRTASSKIARYAFEEAKRRGYDAVVPIHKSNILKLTCGSFLEEVEKVSQDYPNIEVWPYHIDNIAQQLIKNPQIFNKKVLLSTNLFMDVISEECSALVGSIGLIYSANIGDNFAMFEPAHGSAPKYAGQDKVNPVATVLAGAWMLDYLGEKEKSEAIFRAAEHVISEGRYVTYDLGGSAKLSQMADEIARQTEKILK encoded by the coding sequence GGACGCAATGCTTAAAGTTGCAGAAGCCGCTGGCACCGATGTCGAATTCATAATGTGTGAAGCAGGAGCCGGCTGGTGGGAGCAGCACGGAGGCAATTCCCTCATTCCTGAAGAAACCTGGCAGGTCCTTGACAGTTCCGATGCCTGTTTCAAAGGCCCGACAACCACCCCCGGTGGAATTGGTTCCCCCCGAAGTGTGGCTGTATCTATCAGGAGAAAGTATGATCTTTATGCAAACGTCAGGCCAATAAAAACCTTCCCTAACTCAAGTGCACCTCTCGGAGATGTCGAAATGGTCTGTGTTCGTGAAGGGACAGAAGGTCTTTACATCGGAGAGGAAATTCAACTAACAGATGATGTATCCATTGCAATCAGGAAGATTACCCGCACAGCTTCCAGCAAGATCGCACGCTATGCCTTTGAAGAAGCTAAAAGAAGAGGCTACGATGCTGTTGTACCCATCCATAAAAGCAATATCCTGAAACTGACCTGCGGCTCTTTCTTAGAAGAAGTCGAAAAGGTTTCACAGGACTACCCGAACATTGAGGTCTGGCCCTATCATATTGATAACATTGCCCAGCAGCTTATCAAGAACCCCCAGATTTTCAATAAGAAAGTCCTCCTTTCCACCAACCTCTTCATGGACGTAATCAGCGAGGAATGTTCAGCCCTTGTTGGCAGTATCGGGCTTATCTACTCCGCAAATATCGGGGACAACTTTGCAATGTTTGAACCGGCTCACGGCTCAGCCCCGAAGTATGCCGGTCAGGACAAAGTAAACCCTGTCGCAACCGTGCTTGCAGGCGCCTGGATGCTGGACTACCTTGGAGAAAAGGAAAAGTCCGAGGCCATATTCAGAGCTGCTGAACATGTGATTTCCGAAGGCAGGTATGTGACCTACGATCTCGGAGGCAGTGCAAAACTCAGTCAGATGGCTGATGAGATCGCAAGGCAGACTGAAAAAATCCTGAAATAA
- a CDS encoding DUF134 domain-containing protein — protein MKKCRGRPKCPRRVEQTPDVTYFKPRGVPLSELEVVSLTVEELEALRLVDVEDLRQEDAAARVGVSRRAFWEDLKAARMKVALALSTGKAIEIKGGNYIRAEGADINEDADA, from the coding sequence ATGAAAAAATGCAGAGGAAGACCTAAATGCCCGAGGCGCGTTGAACAAACTCCTGATGTCACATATTTCAAGCCCAGAGGGGTTCCACTGTCAGAGCTTGAAGTGGTGTCCCTCACGGTAGAGGAGCTTGAGGCTCTCAGGCTTGTAGATGTCGAAGATCTGAGGCAAGAAGACGCAGCCGCCAGGGTAGGAGTATCCAGAAGGGCTTTCTGGGAAGATCTGAAAGCTGCCAGAATGAAAGTAGCTCTTGCCCTGAGCACAGGAAAGGCAATAGAAATTAAAGGCGGTAACTATATCAGGGCTGAGGGTGCTGACATTAATGAAGATGCTGACGCGTGA
- a CDS encoding cobalt-precorrin-4/precorrin-4 C(11)-methyltransferase, which yields MERKVYFVGAGPGNPKLITVLGREMLEKADLVMYAGSLVNPEVLYYTRGETVDSYGLTLDETTKIIADAVDAGKFVVRLHSGDPSLYGSVVEQMEELRKYDIEVERVAGVSSVFASAAALGTQLTLNGVSDTLIITRPAGKTLEKDLIPELSAYNTTMAIFLGTQKIREIMEKVRCPKDTPVAVIFHASWEDEEVITGTVEDIADKVKDAGIIRSAMIIIGGVVDPKNYRRSYLYGVAQEPL from the coding sequence ATGGAAAGAAAAGTGTATTTTGTAGGAGCAGGCCCCGGAAACCCCAAATTGATTACTGTTTTGGGGCGTGAGATGCTTGAGAAAGCAGACCTTGTTATGTATGCGGGCTCCCTCGTAAACCCGGAAGTCCTTTATTACACAAGAGGAGAGACAGTTGACAGCTACGGGCTTACCCTTGATGAAACCACTAAAATAATTGCCGACGCCGTGGATGCAGGAAAGTTCGTGGTACGACTTCACAGTGGAGACCCATCTCTTTACGGGTCTGTTGTGGAGCAGATGGAAGAGCTGAGAAAGTATGACATCGAAGTCGAAAGGGTTGCCGGCGTTTCCTCGGTTTTTGCAAGTGCAGCTGCTCTTGGGACCCAGCTTACTCTTAACGGTGTTTCCGATACCCTCATCATTACTCGCCCTGCAGGAAAAACCCTGGAAAAAGACCTTATCCCCGAGCTTTCTGCCTATAACACCACCATGGCAATCTTCCTTGGCACCCAGAAGATCAGGGAAATCATGGAAAAAGTCCGGTGCCCGAAGGATACGCCTGTTGCGGTTATTTTCCATGCGTCCTGGGAAGATGAAGAAGTCATTACAGGGACTGTGGAAGATATTGCAGATAAGGTCAAAGATGCAGGAATTATACGCTCGGCAATGATTATCATCGGCGGGGTTGTCGACCCTAAAAACTACAGGAGGTCCTACCTATACGGAGTGGCCCAGGAACCGCTGTAA
- a CDS encoding NifB/NifX family molybdenum-iron cluster-binding protein, translating to MKICISACGKDPDSEVDPQFGRCNYFVIIDPDAGSVTSIKNPGSEASSGAGIRAAEAVAGAGIDTLLTGSVGPNSFSVLFEAGIEIYSGIRNTVSFALREYQSGKLPILKSPNVSNYNGMNKV from the coding sequence ATGAAAATCTGCATAAGTGCCTGTGGAAAGGACCCTGATTCTGAAGTAGACCCTCAATTCGGGAGATGCAATTATTTCGTAATTATTGATCCGGATGCAGGTTCAGTAACATCAATCAAAAATCCAGGCTCAGAAGCTTCCAGTGGTGCGGGAATCAGGGCAGCAGAGGCAGTTGCGGGTGCAGGGATAGATACGCTCTTAACTGGAAGTGTGGGACCGAATTCCTTCTCTGTACTCTTTGAAGCAGGGATTGAAATCTACTCTGGAATCAGAAACACAGTCTCCTTTGCCCTTCGAGAGTATCAATCCGGAAAACTTCCCATTCTTAAGAGCCCGAACGTTTCCAATTATAACGGTATGAATAAGGTTTGA
- a CDS encoding thioredoxin family protein, with protein sequence MKKLVILLILLAAVLFTAGCTEDSENGINEISPDFRDAQEETQEISVVENMTDLAQINASVQEGPVFVKIGSERCGPCRQMKPILSDLAAEYTGKATVMSGDIDQSPQIAVYFGINYIPDSFVIVGIENGEYVYMREDGSVTTDRFQARIMGLREKQVYEELLDRAILYHENVNAE encoded by the coding sequence ATGAAAAAGTTAGTTATATTACTGATCCTGCTCGCGGCTGTACTCTTTACGGCAGGCTGTACTGAAGACTCGGAAAATGGCATAAACGAGATTTCCCCAGATTTCAGAGATGCTCAGGAGGAAACTCAGGAAATAAGTGTTGTTGAAAACATGACCGATCTGGCACAGATTAACGCGTCCGTTCAGGAAGGGCCGGTCTTTGTGAAAATCGGGTCCGAAAGATGTGGTCCATGTCGACAGATGAAACCTATCCTGAGCGATCTGGCAGCAGAATACACAGGAAAAGCTACGGTCATGTCTGGAGATATAGATCAGAGTCCTCAAATCGCAGTATACTTCGGAATAAACTATATCCCTGACTCATTTGTGATTGTGGGCATTGAAAACGGAGAATATGTTTACATGCGGGAAGACGGAAGTGTTACCACAGACAGGTTCCAGGCAAGAATTATGGGACTTAGAGAAAAGCAGGTGTACGAAGAACTTCTTGACAGAGCTATTCTTTACCATGAAAACGTAAATGCAGAATAA
- a CDS encoding NifB/NifX family molybdenum-iron cluster-binding protein translates to MKVCVPTRDNNGMEGAVEQHFGKAPTYTILDTDSGEVSVIPNTSDHMGGTDLPPELLYKNGVEIMLCSGLGYRAVKIFESYGIDVFVGARGTVQDTIEAWKAGQLNNASAENTCAEHDHHH, encoded by the coding sequence ATGAAAGTATGTGTACCCACAAGAGATAACAACGGCATGGAAGGGGCTGTAGAACAACACTTCGGAAAAGCTCCTACTTATACTATTCTGGATACTGATAGTGGAGAAGTTTCCGTGATCCCTAATACCAGCGATCACATGGGTGGAACAGACCTGCCACCTGAGTTACTTTACAAGAATGGTGTGGAAATTATGCTTTGTTCAGGACTGGGGTATAGAGCTGTCAAGATTTTCGAATCCTATGGAATCGATGTTTTCGTAGGAGCAAGAGGTACGGTTCAGGACACGATAGAAGCCTGGAAAGCAGGTCAGCTCAATAATGCCAGTGCCGAGAATACCTGTGCGGAACACGACCACCATCACTGA
- a CDS encoding cobalamin biosynthesis protein CbiG: MFRKAFQKYGAIVAVFATGIVVRDIAPLLDNKWSDPAVVVVDSNLNFAIPLLGGHHGANEISRKIAELGAVPVLTTATEVHGKPSVEGIADRFGCEVFNKESTIAVNCALLDQQIEVLEVKGPRIVIVDEDVSVLVRKKQAEAKDESAGNS, translated from the coding sequence ATTTTTAGGAAAGCCTTTCAAAAATACGGGGCAATAGTTGCAGTCTTTGCTACGGGTATTGTGGTAAGGGATATCGCCCCTCTTCTCGATAATAAATGGTCGGACCCGGCAGTAGTCGTTGTGGACTCAAACCTTAATTTCGCAATTCCTCTTCTCGGAGGACATCACGGGGCAAATGAGATTTCCCGAAAGATTGCAGAATTGGGGGCAGTTCCCGTGCTCACCACAGCTACTGAGGTTCACGGTAAACCCTCTGTTGAGGGGATTGCTGACAGGTTTGGCTGTGAGGTCTTCAATAAGGAATCCACAATTGCTGTAAACTGTGCACTCCTCGACCAGCAGATAGAGGTTCTTGAGGTTAAGGGCCCCAGGATTGTTATTGTGGATGAAGATGTTTCCGTCCTCGTGAGAAAAAAACAGGCTGAAGCAAAGGACGAAAGTGCCGGAAACAGCTAA
- the cobJ gene encoding precorrin-3B C(17)-methyltransferase produces MAESQSQSQDKASGKLYVVGIGPGSVEQLTLKARDVILNADYVLGNSTYLDQMESLLGTQEVIRSFMGKEVERARKAVELAKTANVVMISGGDTNVYGMAGIVLEVAEHENLDVDIEILPGVTAVLAGASILGAPVVTDFAVISLSDLLTPWEVIEKRLNMAADADFVIGLYNPKSRKRKSNFARAIEIIRKYKADFVPVGLVKNAMRGEDEDQIVTTLGEVMNYEDWVDMSTAILIGNGESRIWKSPKKDIIITPRGYHKKYDY; encoded by the coding sequence ATGGCAGAGTCACAATCGCAATCGCAAGATAAGGCATCCGGAAAACTCTACGTTGTAGGGATAGGACCGGGCTCCGTGGAACAGTTAACACTCAAAGCCCGGGATGTAATCCTCAATGCCGATTATGTTCTCGGGAACAGTACTTACCTGGACCAGATGGAAAGTCTTCTCGGCACCCAGGAGGTAATCCGGAGTTTTATGGGAAAAGAGGTTGAAAGAGCCCGGAAAGCTGTGGAACTTGCAAAAACCGCAAATGTGGTCATGATCAGTGGTGGAGATACCAATGTCTACGGTATGGCAGGCATCGTGCTTGAGGTTGCTGAACACGAGAACCTTGATGTGGACATCGAAATCCTGCCAGGGGTCACAGCAGTCCTCGCCGGAGCAAGCATTCTTGGTGCACCCGTGGTTACGGACTTTGCAGTGATCAGTTTAAGTGACCTCTTAACTCCCTGGGAAGTCATCGAAAAGAGGCTTAATATGGCTGCAGATGCTGATTTTGTGATCGGGCTCTACAACCCAAAAAGCCGCAAGAGAAAGTCTAACTTTGCAAGGGCAATCGAAATCATCCGCAAGTACAAGGCTGATTTCGTACCTGTGGGGCTTGTTAAGAATGCCATGAGAGGCGAGGATGAGGACCAGATCGTGACAACCCTTGGAGAAGTCATGAATTATGAGGACTGGGTGGACATGAGCACAGCCATTCTCATAGGCAACGGGGAATCCAGGATCTGGAAGTCTCCGAAAAAGGATATTATCATAACACCTAGGGGGTATCATAAGAAATATGACTACTGA
- the cbiT gene encoding precorrin-6Y C5,15-methyltransferase (decarboxylating) subunit CbiT → MSEIVSVSGGPTKPEIIAVSLSKLGLKDGDRFADVGCGTGSVSIEASRIARNLTIYAIDARKEALLATETNFKNFRIENATILAGEASDLLNSAEPIDSIDCAFVGGTKNIGSILEKLVEKKARSIVVNAVRIETVVRTIEAMKRLGIFDEVVHVAVSRSAPIAGETMFKPENPVYIVVGKKQT, encoded by the coding sequence ATGTCCGAAATAGTAAGCGTTAGCGGCGGTCCGACTAAACCGGAAATAATTGCAGTGTCCCTTTCCAAACTCGGACTTAAGGATGGGGACCGGTTCGCAGATGTGGGCTGTGGTACAGGGTCGGTTTCGATTGAAGCATCCCGGATTGCTCGGAACCTGACTATCTACGCAATCGATGCCCGTAAAGAAGCCCTTCTTGCCACGGAAACGAACTTTAAGAATTTCAGGATCGAAAATGCCACAATTTTAGCCGGTGAAGCTTCGGATCTCCTTAACTCAGCAGAGCCTATCGATTCAATTGACTGCGCATTTGTTGGCGGGACGAAAAACATTGGCTCCATACTTGAGAAACTTGTTGAAAAAAAAGCCCGGAGCATTGTGGTAAACGCGGTCCGAATCGAAACCGTTGTCAGGACGATTGAGGCTATGAAGAGGCTGGGGATTTTTGATGAGGTAGTCCATGTAGCAGTCTCGAGAAGTGCCCCGATTGCCGGAGAGACTATGTTCAAACCCGAAAATCCCGTGTATATAGTTGTTGGAAAAAAACAAACTTGA
- a CDS encoding cobalt-factor II C(20)-methyltransferase, whose translation MLIGVGLGPGDPQLLTLKAVDVLKNSDKVYVPGRLAKDLVAPYADAEILEFPMIRDIEVLNTLWKENADRIADEARKGTVAFGLIGDPNFFSTFTHLKKVMSRHYPDVETSTVPGISSITSFAARTDVAVESSFEVSDGSEVGYKIHLKATQPRKIMEQLETEGYREFIFAERLFSDNELIISKKEEIPEKGNYFSIIYGKK comes from the coding sequence ATGTTAATAGGAGTAGGACTTGGTCCCGGAGACCCCCAGCTTTTAACCCTCAAAGCAGTGGACGTTTTGAAAAACAGCGATAAGGTATATGTTCCAGGCCGCCTGGCAAAAGACCTTGTAGCTCCTTATGCGGATGCCGAAATTCTTGAATTTCCCATGATAAGGGATATTGAAGTCCTGAATACTCTCTGGAAAGAGAATGCAGACCGTATCGCAGACGAAGCAAGAAAAGGGACAGTAGCTTTCGGGCTTATAGGTGACCCTAACTTTTTCTCAACTTTCACTCACCTGAAAAAAGTCATGAGCAGGCATTATCCTGATGTTGAAACCTCAACAGTGCCGGGAATAAGTTCCATCACATCTTTTGCCGCAAGGACTGATGTGGCTGTAGAGAGTTCCTTTGAGGTAAGTGACGGTTCTGAGGTCGGGTATAAAATCCACCTTAAAGCCACACAGCCCAGAAAAATAATGGAACAGCTCGAGACTGAAGGGTACAGGGAGTTTATTTTTGCAGAGAGGCTTTTTTCGGACAATGAACTGATTATCAGCAAAAAAGAAGAAATCCCGGAAAAAGGGAACTATTTCAGCATCATTTACGGAAAGAAATGA
- a CDS encoding precorrin-8X methylmutase, producing the protein MTTEKKANENAGNLENLEEFTELTVEVDPELVNICNDSGARTDEAKAIYMKSRTMIREIVGNSTPEDRFRQRCVIATGDLSVADIMRFTNDPIPAGVEAIKKGAPIFVDINMVKAGITKAGHKSEIICVLDEDPDARIANKYGITRTSAGFLAAREKLDGSIIAIGNAPSALIMVCKLIEKGVRPALIIGLPVGFVNAAESREMVRNLKIPIPSISCVGTRGGTPMAVACVNELVAIARESEE; encoded by the coding sequence ATGACTACTGAAAAAAAAGCGAATGAAAACGCAGGAAACCTCGAAAATCTCGAAGAATTTACCGAGCTTACAGTGGAAGTAGACCCTGAACTTGTAAATATCTGCAATGACTCCGGGGCAAGGACTGACGAGGCAAAAGCCATCTACATGAAAAGCCGGACAATGATCCGGGAAATTGTCGGGAACTCCACGCCCGAAGACCGCTTCCGCCAGCGCTGTGTAATTGCAACCGGCGACCTTTCGGTTGCTGATATCATGCGTTTTACGAACGACCCCATACCTGCGGGTGTAGAAGCAATTAAAAAAGGCGCTCCTATCTTTGTGGATATTAACATGGTAAAAGCCGGGATCACAAAAGCCGGGCACAAGTCCGAAATCATCTGTGTGCTTGATGAAGACCCTGATGCCAGAATCGCCAATAAATACGGGATAACCAGGACATCAGCAGGCTTCCTGGCGGCAAGGGAAAAACTCGATGGCAGCATTATAGCAATCGGAAATGCACCTTCTGCTCTCATCATGGTCTGCAAGCTTATTGAAAAAGGTGTAAGGCCTGCCCTTATAATCGGGCTTCCTGTAGGTTTTGTAAATGCAGCCGAGTCAAGGGAAATGGTCAGGAACCTGAAAATCCCCATCCCTTCAATCAGCTGTGTAGGGACCAGGGGAGGAACTCCGATGGCCGTTGCCTGCGTAAACGAGCTCGTAGCAATCGCAAGAGAAAGTGAAGAATAA
- a CDS encoding cytochrome c biogenesis CcdA family protein, with protein sequence MFNEAISPAVAFGAGILSVLSPCILPLLPAVLASSTGKGRLRPLAIVLGVSISFTLMGIVTSAFGAAFQAYTGYLKIVAEILIIAMGLAMLFEIGLFNAFSRFPMLAGMNDKGPVSGLLLGLSLGVLWIPCVGSVLASILTMVALEGSISKGALTLLIYSAGFAVPMLLLAYSAHLSTSKIKLISRYDAVLKKGAGIVLILVGLWMVYQNHFWWLF encoded by the coding sequence ATGTTTAATGAAGCTATTTCCCCTGCGGTTGCATTCGGTGCAGGAATTCTCAGTGTCCTGTCCCCGTGCATCCTCCCCCTTCTTCCTGCAGTTCTGGCAAGTTCGACAGGAAAAGGAAGGTTAAGGCCTCTTGCCATAGTGCTTGGGGTATCCATATCTTTTACCCTTATGGGAATTGTGACCTCCGCTTTCGGAGCAGCTTTTCAGGCATATACAGGTTACCTGAAGATCGTGGCAGAGATTCTTATCATTGCAATGGGCCTTGCAATGCTCTTTGAAATAGGCCTGTTTAATGCCTTTTCAAGATTCCCCATGCTTGCAGGAATGAATGACAAAGGCCCGGTTTCAGGTCTTCTGTTAGGGCTTTCCCTCGGAGTCCTCTGGATCCCCTGCGTTGGATCGGTCCTTGCCTCAATCCTGACAATGGTAGCTCTGGAAGGAAGCATTAGTAAAGGCGCACTAACTCTTCTTATCTATTCTGCAGGATTTGCGGTACCCATGCTCCTGCTAGCATACTCAGCCCACCTTTCAACTTCGAAAATAAAACTTATATCAAGGTATGATGCAGTACTCAAGAAAGGAGCCGGAATAGTGCTCATCCTTGTAGGACTCTGGATGGTCTACCAGAACCACTTCTGGTGGCTATTTTAA
- a CDS encoding cobalamin biosynthesis protein → MILGIGTRRGITKEEVLEAVNQALDECGLNLQEITAFASAKLKENERGLLEAGELLGIPVNFLPDEVLNSYNPPSSSQASRFGLKGVAEPAALALSEKHELICRKKVYGRVTIAIAR, encoded by the coding sequence ATGATTCTCGGAATCGGAACCCGCAGGGGCATTACAAAAGAAGAAGTTCTTGAAGCCGTAAATCAGGCGCTTGATGAATGCGGCCTGAATCTTCAGGAGATTACGGCTTTTGCTTCTGCGAAACTTAAAGAAAACGAGCGAGGTCTGCTGGAAGCAGGTGAACTGCTCGGCATTCCGGTAAACTTTTTGCCGGATGAAGTGCTGAACAGCTACAACCCTCCTTCGTCCTCCCAGGCTTCTCGCTTCGGATTAAAAGGGGTTGCAGAGCCTGCTGCGCTGGCCCTTTCGGAAAAACACGAATTGATTTGCAGGAAGAAAGTCTATGGCAGAGTCACAATCGCAATCGCAAGATAA